The genomic interval tagctaaaatcaagtatctacttattattcatttattatttattttaattaaattgagatataatatgaaaagaaaataaatattatatatgatCAAAATTTGGTTTGTAGGTGTAAGTCACTTAAGTTCAAATCGTTTCAAATTAGGTCAATCTAAATTTAGATCCCTTCAAAAATTTGATTCactttttgaaaattgatttggGTTGGATCGGGTTGCTTTAAAATGGATCACTTAGGTCAACTTTTTCCAACTTTAATTGATTCTCTTATTCTTCCCTAGTCAACCATGCAACGCATTCAATAGTTCAAAAGATTAAGTCCTTATTTTGAGATCAATAGCCTCAAATTAGAtgaaaactattttaaaaaaatgtttttttcaAGTCAATGAGATCTTATCTTAATGATAAAAAAGTTTCGAAACTTTTACATTTCAAATTCAGGTTCCACAGTATATGGATTTAGTCTAATTGTATATTAGTTTtgttaaattagtttattttttttgtatggaTACAACACgtgaaatttataatatttatttaattgtaattgaaatttttgcttgtaatttataattttaaaaaaataaatatgatgctaaatgaatatttttgaaagattaaatatctattttgAGATCAATTGTACAAATTGAGAAGAAAACTATATTCATTAGAGGATCTTTGATTCAACAAAAATCAACTCCTTAAAGTCAACATAGGTaccaaccaaaattttcattggaCAATCCctataatttattttagcaAATTGGGTGACACCCAATATTACACTGACGATAATTTAATCAAGCATTGGCTTCAAGCAAGTTATAGTAATAGATGCAACTCTAAAAAGTTTAATCATGCACTTATGTATAATAAGTTCATACCTAGTGATCTTCTCCCTCCTTTCCTTCAAAGCCTCTGAATGGATCTGAACGTAATTATATTTACTTCTTCAAAACTTGATTTAGCAATTGAAATGAATTTAGGTTTTAAGAGTGAGGTGGGGATGTTGTGTTGGTAGGAAGAGTTGGTTCGGTTTCAGCGGTAATACTCTCTCTTATTAATTGAATACCTTTAATAGGGTACAGACTGGCTCTTCCTGTCCTTCGAGTGTCAGCAATGACCAAATTTACCTAATTATCCCAGCCAATATAACCTCTAAATGACGTAAATAACCGTAGTAAAGTTGGGACAGAATTGGAATTTAACATAGATTTACATGATGATTAGTTTCCCTGCAAAAAGAAAGTTACCTCCTGCAACTTGGATTACCCTACGTTTGTTTTCCGGAAGAATCCAAACCTCCtcagtcaaaaagttaaaaacaaaGAACATCTTTTGCTTTGGTTTCTTAAGGACAAAATCTGTCAACACCTTCTGGCTCTTTGTCTTTGAAGTTTCAACGTACGGAGAAAAGagagtatttttgttttttttgtgGCAATGAGCAAAAacaaagggaagaaaaaagtgaaagcagaaaaagaagatgaagCTGAAGATTGGTGTTTTGTTTGTAAAGATGGTGGGAAGTTGCTTCTCTGTGATTTCaagtgagtttttttttttacattatttttctgttttttttggGTAATATCAgggtttgtttttattttcttttttggttttctagGTAGTATTAGGgtttttttaattggtttttGTCTTTGATCTGAGTAAAAGTCAGGGCTGGATCAGTTTGTGTTGCGTTCTCTTTTTCTATGGTTAGGGAAAGAATATTTACATGGAAAtattttggagaagaaagggaACGGAGTAAAAGGAATGGAAAAGGGAGAAGAATTCggataaaatgaaaagaaaaagaaaacaaggaaaaaggaaaattgaaaGTGATGATGAAGTTGTTCTAATGCTTAGAAGAGGAGGGACTTGTATTGAAATGTGTAAATATAATTTCTAATGTAATGTAGATGGCATTTTGTCAGTAAATTtccaaataataaatgtaCGGTTCGCATTTTACTGTTTAATAGATAACGACCAAGAACTGGTTTAAATTTcgtttaatatatatattacaagaAATAATCATTAAGGAAGgaatttgttattattttgtatgcattttagttataatttgatcACAGAACTCTTTATGGAACAATTAAGAACCGTGTAATCTATTAAGAGTAACTGGCTATTAAGTGCATGTAAATTGAATGTCCTCTGTAAACGTGCCGATACAATTAGAGAACTTTGTTTAAGAGTTCTTGCAAGTATCCTTGGTTGAATACTTGAACTTATCTTCCTTAATTGCTCATGGTATATACTTCTCAGTTCTCATTGATGTCTTTTTCGATCTAGTATGCTGAACTCTTGCTACTGGATTTTTGAGTCAGCATTCATACTTCCTTTATGTACATTCATTGTCAGGCTCTGCTATATTGCTATTAGCTAGGTTttctattttgaaattttggtcATCCATAACTACTATTAGGATGGTGTGCCCGTTTAGGGATGCATATATTCTAATTCCTTAAtaacatatgtatatatgattCCTGTTTTCTCTGTTTTCAGGGGTTGTGGAAAAGCTTATCATCCCGTATGTGtaggaaagaaaaattctgTTTTGAAGTCTGAGGGTCGCTGGACCTGCTGTACGTCACTTTAACTTCAAATGATACTGTAGAGCATACACAATTTTCATTTGTCTATATCTACTAAGTTAGTTATGCACAAATCTGAAAAGAATAGCATGTGACAAGGCTCTTTAACAATTgatatataaatcaaaataaaggtCAAGTTGTTGACTAATCCTGATTCTGCTGtcatcattttatatttgtgAACAGCTTTCAATAGCTCAAGGGTATTATCTTCCTATTTGCCAGTAGTTGGTAGATGTACTTATCTTAAATGTACAGATTTAATTTTACATGATTGGGAAAGAAAAGTGCAGTTATGTGCTTTGGCAATTTTAGCTTCTCTTATGATGCACTATGATAATCAACTGAATACCCGATAGACTTGATCACTGTTTTTCCCCTTATCTAGGATTccacatatttatatatactgGTAAGCAGAATCATAATATAACTTTGATGGCTCTTCCCACTTCCCTCTTTAAGCCTTGGTctcaataaattgtgttttcAGGCAGGCATTCTTGTTCTGTTTGCGGCGGTCCCCCTCGGTTTTATTGCCTCTGCTGCCCTGATGCTGTTTGCAGGCTCTGTGCAAGATCAGCTGAGTTTGTGTCTGTTAAGTTGAAAAAAGGACTCTGTAAAACATGTATAGAGGTTGCACTACTTGCAGAAAATAATGCAGAATTTAACTCCCAAGGGGTATGCCACTCAATTGACAAGCTGATTGATGGATTTATAGCcactgttttctttttctcttgggCTTTATCATGTTTTCTTCAAATATTGTAAATGCTATGTAATCTAATATTGCAAGGCTTTTTGGTCATGGAACCCTTTTTATAGAACTAGGCAGAACTTGATATTCTTAGAAgattaaagagaaaagaaagtggTATCAGAGAAGAGAGAAGTGGGATGGGTGCAAGGCgaaaatagaaattttgataatcTCCCTGTTCACCTTGTGGCCAGTAGAGAGAAATGTTTACAGCATGTCTTCTGTTTTCTttaaatctctctctctctctctctctttttctctctgttTTCCTTTGTTCGTGGGAGCATGGCCTTTTGAACTTATGGCTTGATCCACAGGTCAAGATGGATTTTGAAGATCCCGATACAGAAGAGTTCATGTTTAAAGGTTATTTGGAGATAATAATGGAGCAAGAAGACTTGACATTTGATGATTTGCATCGTGCTGCGTTGAAGAAGGAGAATTATGACAGTAGCTCAGATTCTGATAAGATTGAGGATGAAGATGCTGTAGTGACAATTTCAGATGGTGATAGTGATACAGATTTTGCTGTAATAGATAATTCATTGGGCAAAAGAAAGAAGTCTGAGGTTAGAGAATATGTTGGATGGGGTTCAAAACCTCtcattaattttctaaaatctGTTGGCATTGATGCAActgaaaaattatcaaaatttcaagtagatataataatttcaaaatacaTTCTAGAGAAAAACCTTTTTCGTGAGCAAGGGAAAAAGAAGACGGTTCTTTGTGATGAAAAGCTGTATTCTCTTTTCCAGAAGAAACAGGTGCACAAGAACAAGATATATGATCTTTTGGAAGCTCATTTTGTTGATACTTTGGGACAGTCAAACTCAGATGAAAACGAGAATGATAGTGGAAGTTGTTCAGGGAATGAAGATGAACATATTATTGCAGTATGCAAGAAGCAGAGAACATTGAGCACTGATAAAGTGCCTATTGAGGAAAAGGTGGACTATGCAGTCCAAAAGAATTGTTATGCTTCTATAGTTGCTGAAAATATCAAGCTCGTGTACTTAAGGAGGAGCTTAGTAGAGGAGCTGTTGATGCAGTCTGATAATTTTGAAGACAAGGTTGTGGGAAGTTTTGTCAGAGTGAAAAGAATACATGGGAACTGTTCCATAAGGACTTCTTTTCAGCTTCTGCAAGTTACAGGTAATCTTtcatttgtaaaaaaaattcatctttTTTGCTAATGTTGCACtaattatttgttattaatCTATAACCCTTATTTTGCATCGAATTTAAGTCATCAATATACAATGAACAGAAAAGAtgctttctttatttttgtcatAAATTATTCAAGATTCTGTTAATTCACATGATTCTTGATCCTTTACTTCTCAGGCATAAAGAAAACCTCAAATGCCAAGGTTGACAGGGGCATTCTGCTTGAGGTTTCGTGCATGCCAGTTGATATTTGTATTGACATGCTTAATGATGGTGACATCTCAGAGGTAACAGTTATCTGGGAGGTTTTatcttttgttgtttttccaaaatttgtaatattgatataaatcactaaaatgatgaattttttttatacccATATAAAAGGTAATTTGGTCtgaacaaatttattttttctaacagCATTAAAAGAAGTCCTTTCAATTTGAGGATTTTCTTGAGATTGTCTAAGGTCTTTATTGACCTCATTTAAAGTTATCTGAATTATGAATTCTTGCAATACCTCCTTACGCCTCAACCAAGTAGACTCTACAAAAGTTACTAAGTGAATTTGCTTGGCTTTCTAGAAACTGTTAGATGATACCAGCATGGAGTGAGTTTCTCATGATATACTTAAAACCTTTTTCTTGCATTTGATTGGGTGTGTCTGTGTTCATCTTCATCCTTTTTTTTGGCCACTTTTGATTCATTGATTTCAGTTAACCGCTTGAGCTGTGATGCTTCATCAGTTCTCTTAGTGCTGTTCACACCAGGCCAAAGTGGCAGTTGTATTCTCTTCTTTTGTGTTTCAGTTCTCCTAGATCCTTTGCTTAAATGCTATTTTATAGTCTATGTATTTTCTGTTCAGATGAGGAGGAAGTTATTGATTAGGAAATCTCCTCACTACATTGTTTATTATTGATATGTTTGGTTAGCACCTTTATTGTATTTTTAGTTGCGTAGTGTTGACTTAGCAGGAAGAATGTGAGGATTTGCGACAGAGGATGAAAGATGGTCTTCTCAGAAAACCTACAATTGTAAGTTCTTTGACAAACTTTTACTTTCCCAGAACCAACAACTTATTTGATAACATTTTATGAGTGATTACTACTTGTTTGTTTATATGACCAGTCTATGCTAATGTactagtaaggttactcaaaGGGCACTCTTCTTAGAACTACAAGGAAAGGAAATGTTGGCTCAAAATGGTACTGGAGTTATTACTTGTAGTGAAAGTAATGTGCTGAACCTAACAATCAGGTGAAACGAAGAAATCATTCAAGGGTTCAATAATTGCTTACAGAAACGCTTAGCAAAACTTATCACTTTGTGAGAAGGCAGAAGtgatttgaatttgacttGAAGGACATTCTCTTCTTCCGACTTGGAAAATGCACTCTTGAGGGTTTTCTTTCATACTAGAACATTGCCTTCACCCGGGATGAAAGATTTTTGTGTAACTCAAAGCTTATACACTTTGCAATTTGATCCTATTTCCTTAAACATGTTTGAAAACTGAAAGATATTGCTATAAGTGCATTAACGTCCATCATATACAAGCTGGCAATTGGTGAAAGAGATCTATTGATGATTTTAATCAACCTATAATCACAGTTCTTTCAATGTGCATCTTGTTGAAGGCTGTTTCAGTCCTTCTGTTGCTTGGTGTTGGAGATATGCTATTAGGATTTAGGAGATTAACCTCAAGATCTGGATTATGAATTTCTTGGTGACGATATATGGTTACAATtgcaattttacaattttgagTTCAGTTGAAGAGAAAGATGGAATACTTTTCTTTCATGGATGTGAGTTTCATGTGTGAACCACTTAAACTGTAACATATTCTTCTATGTTATTACTTGTCATTTCATTGTTTAGAAACTTCAATCTCTTTATCTTGAAGCAAAAACAATTTAAGTTAAATGGCAAAGTTTGACATTGTGTGTTGTATCATGGCTtcctatttattttaattaatgtttaTTGAATCTGgatttattaaaattcttaGCAAGTAGGGAAACAGgttattcaaaaatttaaatagaatATTCTGATTGACAGGTGGAGCTTGAACAGAAGGCGAAAAGTTTGCATGAAGATATAACGAagaatgtatgtatatgtaatcATTCTGATTCTCTTGTTATACTTTAGAAAGGTTATGTGTTTTCATTTGCATTTTGATTCCCAATGCCTTGGCTCTGTAACTTTAGGTCTGATCACTTGATTATCTCTTGGGGCTTGCAGTTTGATAAAAGGGAATAAATGCAAATTCTAGTTAATGAATTTAGAGCAGCATACTTGCACTTTAGTGTAACTGTCTATTTGTGGGTGTGGGTGTGGGTGTGTGCATGATTGAGGGGGAGAGGTATTGATTATGGACAGCTTAGACCTTTTGGCTGGTATATATTTAAGATAAGGTACTATCTTTAGAAGGAGGTTCtatttgaatgattaatttgaaatatatactttaatgTCTTTCTTCTCACCcaagaatttatttttgcaTGATATCATCTTTGTGCTATCGTTACCCTGCATTGATAATGctcatgatttatgaaaattcaTTTATTGATTAGAAATTGGTTTTGATACGCATTTAGGAGCAGGTGGTTGAAAAATATCGTTGATGTCCTTGCGAGTCTAAtatctatatctatttataGTTCATTTCACTTTTCTTGTTACTAATTATTTGAATGTAGATTTCTTTAATTGTCTTTGCATTATATGGAATATTGTTGCCAGTGGATTCGAAGACAATTGGTCAGCTTGCAGAACAAAATTGATTTTGCACATGAGAAGGGACGGAGATATATATATCCTTTTTATGATGTTGAGCTATATTGTAGAGTCAGCCATAGTAATGTATGCTTGGTAACTACCAATACCTGAAATTCACCTGAATtggtaatttaaaattttaaacatgcCTTTTATGAAAGCCAACTCTTAATTTCCTTCTGGGAGGATccaatttttttccttgattttctgATCAAAACTTTTATATAAACTTCTAGAAGATTGCCTTGAACTAGTATATCCTCAGTACCTTATGTTTTTGTTACGTATAAAATATTGTCTGCACGGTGACTGTAGTGTTATGTGTAGCGTGTCCACATGTCCAGGTTCTATGCTAACTTCAAATGAATGGTTGTGCCTTAACTTCCCCTGATTTTATACGTTAGAGCGATTTTTGGatgaaagagaaatgcttaagaaatcaTCTGAGCAGCAACGATTACTGCTAAAGTTGCCTAGGGTCATTGCAGAGGAAATTGAGCCTGATCCAACTGCTAGGGATTCTTCAGAAAATAATTGCTCAAATGGGTCAGGCAAGCTGCAATGTCCCGCAGTTAATCAGGCTGATGGTGGAGCTTAATTGCAGATTCTGGATTGGCGAAGGAAATGCTGCAGGTTTTtaacttgattttctttgatGTCAGCATCATTTATCATTATTGGTTTGTGCATAATATTCAATGGTGAAATTTTCTGACTCATAATTCCCATACAGCAAATTTGGTTTTTGGCTTAGGTGAATATGGATTACAGGGTTAACGGTAGCTGCTGTACAGTAAATAGCATAATTTCATCTAACGGAAAATCCTAGCAACATTCTTTTGGAAGTTGGTATATTCAACTTTAGGTGGTAAAAGCAATATGATGTTTAATAGTTTTTAAGTTGCCTCCTTTGCAGCCATCTATCATTTGGCTTGATAACTGATTATCTCCTTTGATTATGTGTGTCAGATGCTGCGTCAATTCTTGCCATCAAAACTTATGAACATTGTTAATGATGGGGTAGGCAAGAAGTGTGATGGTGACTGGCTCGGAGTCGTTTCTCATTTGCATTTTGCAGATGATAGCCGTTCTGTTTCTTTGAGCCTCTAAATGTAGCTGAATGGCTCTACATTTACTTCAGCAACTATAAAGAaccttaaaaaatttatgttcGGGTGATCTAACAGAAATTTGATAATTCGCTTTCATGAGTGAAAGCTAACCTGAGTATAACAGAGTTTAAACAATCAGATGGAAAGCTTCTTTGGGGAAATCCAGTTGCTCCTGTGCACCTTCAAAGCTGGGTTTCTCATCTTCAAGGAGGTCTTTTAGCTCTGTTGTGTTCTTCCTTCTCTTGATGGCTAATATTAATAAGAAAACAACATTAGGATTCAAAAAGCATGTtgataattaagaaatatctgtttatcaaattaaaaatgatcGAGGCTGAGTATGCATGGCATGAACGACGAAGAGCAAAATTAGCATAGAAAGCATATGTAAACCATTAACAAGAGAGGAAAACCAACACCACTTAAGTTTAGAAGCCAATTTGTACCTTCTCTTCTTCGCTCAATCTCTTAATATCGGCATTCAGATCATCTGTCTGACGCCCTTTTCCCTTCCCTTCTCCAGGTTTTACTCTCAATATGCCCGTGATTAACTTTCCCTGACAGAAGCTATTCATATTGGGACATTGTTCCACAATTACTTTTTCCAAGGCTGGGAAGTCGAAGCCCAAGTTCCCTTGGCAAAAGCTTGTGAGCCTTTCTAATGAttgaaattccaaaaatttcaagttttgaAATACAATCTTATCTCCTCTGTCTCCTTCCTCCTCTGCCACTATTTCTGTCAACTTATTGCATTCTCTTATTCTTATGTCCATCAGTTGCACCAGAGTTCTTGCTGTTGATGATGAAACTAAATTGATCATCCCTTGGCAGTTCCACACATCAAGAGTTGTGAGACTCTGGAAAGATGCTGAAGGCGTTAAATTACTCAACAAATCACATTCCCACACTTCTGTACTCTCAAGTTTTTTAATAACTCTTGATAGGGAAGTCCCCTCAAATAACTCTCTGAATTTACAAGAAACCACAACAAGCTTCTTCAGATTGTAGAATCGTTCGAGAAAAGATAGAAAACCAGATATGTTATCAGGACAGGACACCACACGAAGAACTTTTACATAATGAAAATAGTCCATTGGATACCGGCGGTCAGTTATTGATGCAATGTCATCACGGTTTAATGACAATTCGTCCAATTGATGGATGACCTGCAAACATATTGAGTATGAACAAGTTAAGACCAATGCACCTCTTTAccatgaaatttcaaaaaaaagaagacgAATGCACCTCAGTAAAAGTGAACAATATTCTGCACTTATAAAGCTAGTTTACAGGTAAAACCCCCCAATTATGCATTTTGGGACTTCATTACCTtttcaaacaagaaaaatggcTGCTGTCTGTCCATCTCATTTATTTCATTCTTGCTATCTTCTGTACCAAATATCTTTAGTCCTTGGCAGTGAGAGGCAaccaaatttttcaaaactgGTCAGTGTGTAGTATGTGTCCCTGGATAGAAGCATTTGAGTTTCGTTAGGTGACAAAGTTCTAAAGTTGATAACCGAGGAAATCCGAATTCAATGGCTTCTTCTATTCCCTCTTCCTTTGCTACAATTTCCTCCAACCCGCATTCCTTCACTTCTAGTATTTCAAGCTGCGCAAGACCTTTAGCCACTGAGGTTGGAAATATATGCTTGAGACTCTCACATTTACGGGCGCTCAGAAACTGCAAATTTTGAAAGGTAAGTATTCCTTGAGGGTCCTTATTCCACACAAACTTCAAATTTGGTAGCTTACAGAGATACAGCTTGCTCAATTGAGTGGCTACTGCAGCTTTTGTTTCTTCCACAGGTATCCCCTGGAGATTAAATACTTCTTGTAGTGAACCACAATCATATATATCCAGTGTCAAGGGTTCCTGGAATCTCCTTAACGTGCTTTTATCAGACGGATAAATGGTTAAGAGCTTCTCAAACAGTCGAACTCGCattagttttagtttgcaAAAGGAATCTGCAGCCAATTGGTTATGATATATCTAAGTCAAGTTTTTCAGACGGCTGATTATCATTGTCTCCAAGCTAGGAAATGTAACCTACAAAGTTCAGGGGCCCATAGTCAGAAGAATACGATTAGTAATAAGAAATGGAGATGGAAAGTGAATAGTAGATAGTTTATAAGTTCAATTAAGATAATAATCAGGATTGGCCAAACAATTTGTAACTTATTATCTCTTTTCAAGAGGGTTGAGGTTTAAGGTATGAATCCTTTAGACCTTGTCAAAATGTACCGAGAAAGGCAATGAAagtataaaggaaaatatagaaaaataaataaattccgCAACACCTTTTCATTAAAGAGAGGTATTTTTAAGCTGCTGTCAGAGTCAGTATCTTGAGGTTTTCTGTCTATACTGATAGATTTGAAGACAAATTCCTTCAATTCTGAGCATTGGTCTATCTCCAATCGCTTCAAGGATGGAAATTCGATTAATATGGAGTTTCCTGAACAAAATCCTTTTAGCCTGCAAAGATTTATCAGCTTCAGAGAGTTCAGCTGAGAAAACGAAACCTTATATATGACTTGCCCCCGTTTCTTCTGTGACTAATATCGCTCTCATCATTTCACATTTGTTTATCTCCAGAAATTTAAGCTGCATTAGAGTTGTAGCCACGGAAACTGAAAACAGGTGTTGTGGTGAATTACAATCCCTAATAACCAAGCTTGTCAAATTTTGAATGCAATGGAACGATGTAAAATCCTTGCTAGGGAACAAAATctgcatacatatatataattcctTTTGTAAGAAAGCAAGAACTGATCAGTTGGTATATTTGAACTTGTTACACTAACTTAGTTAATGGTATTGATTCTATGTTAATCAGCCCAAAAGCATTAAAATTGAAAGTCATTTACCTTTTGGTTCAACAGTGTCATATCTCTGGAACTTGTGCTGGTTGTCTCGATATAGCTAACCTCTCTACAGCAGAAGCAAAGCTTTGAGAGAGACTGTAGTCTCAAGGACCTAGACAGACTAGACACACTTTTGTTGGTTGCTTCATTGTCATCCAATATTTCACTGCAACAAGATGACTGCAATTCCTTGCCAGGGAACAAATTCAGCATACATGTAATTcctttaatttctttgtttctgagcaactttcttggttgattaaaacaaataaacataGGCTATGGTTCTAATTGTTTCCTAACGTTAAAGGGGTAATGCATTTGTTAACTAAAGATGGACATGCCTCACATGGTTCATCTGAAAAATTCTGATCAAACATGGTAAACGCCCTGATAGATATAATGTGATTATTCAATGTTAATAAGCCAAAGGTATTGAGGATTGAGGTGATGAATCTTCAAAACAgaaactcttaaaaaaaacttaaaatcaattaaaaaaagttcCAGTTCCATACTTCATATCTAGGACTAGCAATGTGGATAAAGTAAAAAAGGGTACGTTTCGCTTGGAAATTACCTTGTCTGATGTGGACCTTGTACTGCTTGTCTTTGGATGAACCTCTCTAGAGCAGAAGCAAATGAGCTGCGGGAGAGATTGTAGTCTCAGGGACCGTAATTGACGAAACACCAGTTTGTCCATTGCTTCACTATCATCAATGGCTTTTTCCTCAGAAATAATCTCTGTGACATTTTCACAATCATTCACTTCAATCTCTTCAAGTTGAAGAAGCACTCTGGCCTCGGagaatgaaaacaaattcTTCAGTTTCTTACAGCTTGCAACTTTTACGTTTTTTAGTCTGCTAAATGATTCTGGTGGGAGTTGACCATTgcaaattttcttcaaatttgtcaaattctgCAGAAATAATGACTCTAAGACAGGAAATGCTTTAGAGATAATCCACTGCTTGGAATGAATAATGTACTCAATGTTGGAGCCACTTTTGACATGGAGATACTTCAGGTTTGGAAAACCTTCATGGTCTAACTCGTAAAGAAGGCTCTTCACACCTTCTAGTTCATCTAGATTCAGATATAGAGCCTCGGATTTCTTCAGCAACATTTTTATCCCACGATCTTGAAGGAGTCTTGTATTTAGCTTCAGTTTCAACGTTCTTGGGATAGACAAACCATACCATTTCCATGCTTCTCCAATTAGAATTTTGAATCTTTCCAACCTTTCATGGAACAAGTCTTTTGGTATAATGTTGGTTTCACGAATCTGAAATTCCAGAGTTGTCAGGCATGACAAATCTTTCAACTCGACTAGACAGGCATTTTTCCCTCCGTCAACCTCCCACTCAACAAAGCTTTCACACAAATATAGCTGTTCCAATCTGGACAGACTTGAAAGCAGATTTGGTGGAATTGCCTTGATTTTGGTCTTACTCAAATTCAAAGACCTTAGCTTGGTTAGCTGCTTAATTTCCTCTGGTAGTTCCTCAATTGTTGCTCGCTGAAGGGAAAGAATTTCTAAATCCTTCAGCTCTCCAATAATAGCTATGTCTTTTAATAGACATTTATCAAGGTGCAGCGTACAAAGATTTGCTAGTTGAGTGATTGATGAAGGCAAAGACGATAAGTTCATGTTGGTCAAGTCTAACACTTTTTAACTCACTCGTCCGTGCAAAAAACCCGTCTGGAACATTCAAGGAGGAAACCTTACATGAAATATGAAGAAATTGAAGTCGCTCACAGTTTAGTTCGTCAGGAAGCTCCATGGGCTCATTATCCAATAGTGAAATCGCTGTACAATTTTTTGCAAATATTTTGTCTTCCCAATCTTTTAATGTTACCTCATTCGTCATTGAAAGTATGTTGCCTCCCCTGAATGGAATTGACATCGCAACATCGCGAACAATGTCATGTATGGAAAACTGCCAATGTGCAAATCCGTCACGCAGCAAATAGGAGCATTTGAGTTGATTGATCAATGCCTCCACCTTGACTCCTGCTTCTTCCAATGTAATTATGCCTTGAAATAAGCCCAATCCCATGGCATATGTCAACAAGTTAAACATAGTCGCTTTACGACCCAATAGACTGCACAACAAGAAAGTCAATCTATGTTCTTCACTTTCTAAGTAGTCGTAACTTAGTTTTATGGCTGAATAGACATCTGCTGGTATTCCAGTGAGGTTTCTTGAGGAAGTCCCTTCCGTTAAGTTACTCGGATTATGCCATTTCAATTGATTCAAGGCAGCCTTCCTTTGGATGAaacttttattcttcaaaaccTTTGCAAATGTCACAATGGCTAGAGGTAAACCCGCGCACCCGCGAGATACTTCTTTCGCT from Theobroma cacao cultivar B97-61/B2 chromosome 5, Criollo_cocoa_genome_V2, whole genome shotgun sequence carries:
- the LOC18599487 gene encoding uncharacterized protein At5g08430 isoform X1 gives rise to the protein MSKNKGKKKVKAEKEDEAEDWCFVCKDGGKLLLCDFKGCGKAYHPVCVGKKNSVLKSEGRWTCCRHSCSVCGGPPRFYCLCCPDAVCRLCARSAEFVSVKLKKGLCKTCIEVALLAENNAEFNSQGVKMDFEDPDTEEFMFKGYLEIIMEQEDLTFDDLHRAALKKENYDSSSDSDKIEDEDAVVTISDGDSDTDFAVIDNSLGKRKKSEVREYVGWGSKPLINFLKSVGIDATEKLSKFQVDIIISKYILEKNLFREQGKKKTVLCDEKLYSLFQKKQVHKNKIYDLLEAHFVDTLGQSNSDENENDSGSCSGNEDEHIIAVCKKQRTLSTDKVPIEEKVDYAVQKNCYASIVAENIKLVYLRRSLVEELLMQSDNFEDKVVGSFVRVKRIHGNCSIRTSFQLLQVTGIKKTSNAKVDRGILLEVSCMPVDICIDMLNDGDISEEECEDLRQRMKDGLLRKPTIVELEQKAKSLHEDITKNWIRRQLVSLQNKIDFAHEKGRRYMLERFLDEREMLKKSSEQQRLLLKLPRVIAEEIEPDPTARDSSENNCSNGSGKLQCPAVNQADGGA
- the LOC18599487 gene encoding uncharacterized protein At5g08430 isoform X2, encoding MSKNKGKKKVKAEKEDEAEDWCFVCKDGGKLLLCDFKGCGKAYHPVCVGKKNSVLKSEGRWTCCRHSCSVCGGPPRFYCLCCPDAVCRLCARSAEFVSVKLKKGLCKTCIEVALLAENNAEFNSQGVKMDFEDPDTEEFMFKGYLEIIMEQEDLTFDDLHRAALKKENYDSSSDSDKIEDEDAVVTISDGDSDTDFAVIDNSLGKRKKSEKKQVHKNKIYDLLEAHFVDTLGQSNSDENENDSGSCSGNEDEHIIAVCKKQRTLSTDKVPIEEKVDYAVQKNCYASIVAENIKLVYLRRSLVEELLMQSDNFEDKVVGSFVRVKRIHGNCSIRTSFQLLQVTGIKKTSNAKVDRGILLEVSCMPVDICIDMLNDGDISEEECEDLRQRMKDGLLRKPTIVELEQKAKSLHEDITKNWIRRQLVSLQNKIDFAHEKGRRYMLERFLDEREMLKKSSEQQRLLLKLPRVIAEEIEPDPTARDSSENNCSNGSGKLQCPAVNQADGGA
- the LOC18599489 gene encoding uncharacterized protein LOC18599489 isoform X2, translated to MDRQQPFFLFEKVIHQLDELSLNRDDIASITDRRYPMDYFHYVKVLRVVSCPDNISGFLSFLERFYNLKKLVVVSCKFRELFEGTSLSRVIKKLESTEVWECDLLSNLTPSASFQSLTTLDVWNCQGMINLVSSSTARTLVQLMDIRIRECNKLTEIVAEEEGDRGDKIVFQNLKFLEFQSLERLTSFCQGNLGFDFPALEKVIVEQCPNMNSFCQGKLITGILRVKPGEGKGKGRQTDDLNADIKRLSEEEKPSREGRTQQS
- the LOC18599489 gene encoding disease resistance protein At4g27190 isoform X1, encoding MNLSSLPSSITQLANLCTLHLDKCLLKDIAIIGELKDLEILSLQRATIEELPEEIKQLTKLRSLNLSKTKIKAIPPNLLSSLSRLEQLYLCESFVEWEVDGGKNACLVELKDLSCLTTLEFQIRETNIIPKDLFHERLERFKILIGEAWKWYGLSIPRTLKLKLNTRLLQDRGIKMLLKKSEALYLNLDELEGVKSLLYELDHEGFPNLKYLHVKSGSNIEYIIHSKQWIISKAFPVLESLFLQNLTNLKKICNGQLPPESFSRLKNVKVASCKKLKNLFSFSEARVLLQLEEIEVNDCENVTEIISEEKAIDDSEAMDKLVFRQLRSLRLQSLPQLICFCSREVHPKTSSTRSTSDKSSCCSEILDDNEATNKSVSSLSRSLRLQSLSKLCFCCREVSYIETTSTSSRDMTLLNQKILFPSKDFTSFHCIQNLTSLVIRDCNSPQHLFSVSVATTLMQLKFLEINKCEMMRAILVTEETGASHI